In Gemmatimonadota bacterium, one genomic interval encodes:
- the moaA gene encoding GTP 3',8-cyclase MoaA, with protein sequence MNLGGAVQYLRISVTDKCNLRCVYCMPLEGLPWLKREEILSYEEIAHVVRTMAGMGLERVRITGGEPLVRRDLPDLVRMIAAVPEIEDLSLSTNAVLLAENAEALKQAGVQRLNISLDSLQADRVDAISRRPGSYSKIMEGLDAAEQVGFTPLKINVVLIRGQNDDEIEDFARITRERPWHVRFIELMPTGANLDLSANSFVSCVEALRRVRAMEELEAVDGPFGNGPATYYRFPGAPGTVGVITPMSHNYCDRCNRMRLTASGQLRPCLFGDIETNLRDPLRAGEDLRPLIEETLRIKPERHYLIQGSDVGSGGLVALSQTGG encoded by the coding sequence ATCAATTTGGGCGGAGCCGTGCAGTACCTACGCATTTCAGTCACTGACAAGTGCAATCTGCGGTGCGTGTACTGCATGCCGCTCGAGGGGCTGCCCTGGCTCAAACGCGAGGAGATTCTCTCGTACGAAGAGATCGCGCACGTCGTGCGCACTATGGCGGGAATGGGGCTCGAGCGCGTCCGTATCACCGGAGGCGAGCCGCTAGTCCGCCGTGACCTTCCCGATCTCGTGCGCATGATCGCGGCGGTGCCGGAGATCGAGGATCTCTCCCTGTCCACGAATGCGGTGCTGCTCGCCGAGAACGCCGAAGCGCTCAAGCAGGCCGGAGTACAGCGGCTCAACATCTCCCTGGATTCCCTGCAGGCGGATCGCGTGGACGCGATTTCACGCCGGCCCGGCTCGTACTCCAAGATCATGGAAGGGCTCGATGCCGCCGAGCAGGTCGGTTTCACGCCTCTGAAGATCAACGTCGTGCTCATCCGCGGGCAGAACGACGACGAGATCGAAGACTTCGCGCGCATCACGCGCGAGCGCCCCTGGCACGTGCGTTTCATAGAGCTCATGCCCACCGGGGCCAACCTCGACCTGAGTGCGAACAGCTTCGTGTCATGCGTCGAAGCGCTGCGCCGCGTCCGCGCGATGGAAGAGCTGGAGGCGGTCGACGGTCCGTTCGGGAACGGGCCCGCCACCTACTATCGGTTTCCCGGTGCTCCGGGAACCGTCGGGGTCATCACCCCGATGAGTCACAACTACTGCGACCGGTGCAATCGCATGCGGCTGACGGCTTCCGGGCAACTCCGCCCGTGCCTCTTCGGGGACATCGAAACGAACCTGCGCGACCCGCTCCGCGCAGGCGAGGACTTGCGGCCGCTCATCGAGGAAACGCTCCGCATCAAGCCGGAGCGGCACTACCTCATCCAGGGCAGTGACGTGGGGTCCGGTGGGCTCGTCGCACTGTCTCAAACCGGCGGGTAG